CGAGAGCTCGGCCTCCACGTCGGGGTCGTCGTACTCGACGACGTAGAGGGTCCCGTTGCGCGGGTACTCGCGGAGCGTGATCGCCCCGTGGTCGTTGCACGCCTTCACGACCGTGTACTTTCCAGTCCGGTTCATCACGGTCGGCGTTTCGGCTTCCGGAATCATAGTTATGCCATCCCTACGGCCGTGTACGGCGGCGTCTACGCGCCTCGACGGCGGGGCGGTGTCGGAAGTCGACCGCGAGCAGATCCGGACGCGAGCAGACCCGGACGCGAGCCGGCCCGTCCCCGACCGCGAACGTTCCATTTTAATCGGCCCATCGCTTCGCTCGGGTATGACGGAGACGGAGATCCCCGAGGACCACCCGCGCTACGCGTCGCTGGTGACGCGCCACCGGATCGAGGCGGGCGTCGAGCGGGGGATCACCTCGAAGCAGGGGCTGATCGCGCAGGGGCGCGGCGAGGCGTTCGACTACCTCCTCGGCGAGCGCACGCTCCCGAGCGCCGACGCGGCCGCGCGCGCCGCGGCCGCGACGCTCCTCTCGGCCGACCGCCCGGTGATCTCGGTGAACGGCAACGTCGCGGCGCTCGCGCCGAGCGAGACGGTCGACCTCGCTGACGCGGTCGACGCGGACCTCGAAGTGAACCTGTTCAACCACACCGACGAGCGGGTCCGTCGGATCGCGGCCCACCTCCGCGAGCACGGCGCAGACGAGGTGAAGGGACTCGCCGGCGACGGCGAGATACCCGGGCTGGACCACGCGCGCGGGGTCGTCGACGCTGACGGGATCGAGGCGGCCGACGTCGTCGTGGTCCCGCTGGAGGACGGCGACCGCGCGGCCGCGCTCGACGCGATGGGGAAGACGGAGATCGTGATCGACCTCAACCCCGGGAGCCGCTCGCCGCGGACCGCCGACGTGCCGATAATCGACAACCTGCTGCGCGCGGTGCCGAACGTGACCGAACACGCGCGGAACCTCGCGGAGGCGACGCCCGCGGAACTGGACCGGATCGCCGGCGAGTTCGACGCGGACGCCGCGCTCGACGCGGCCGAGGCGGCGATCCGAGAGGGGTCGTTCGCGGACGGAGACGGGGAGTAGGGACGACGAGCGGCCGCCCGCCGGAAGGCAAAAGCGTGCGCCGCCCCTACCGGGCGCATGGAACTCGACGAGACGGACCGGGCGATCCTGCGAATCCTTCAGGAGGACGCGCGGACACCGTTCTCGGAGGTCGCTCGTCGGATCGACATGTCCAGCGCGACCGTCCACGACAGGGTCAGCCGCCTCGAAGAGGCCGGCGTCATCCGCGGGTACCACGCCGACGTCGACCCGAAGGCGGTCGGCCACGGCGTCGGCGCGTTCGTCGGCCTGCGCGTCGAGCAGGGCCGCGAGGAGGACGCGCTCGAACGCCTCCGCGGCATCGACGGCGTCCGCGAGATCCACCTCACCACCGGGGAGTGGGACGTCATCCTCCGGGTCGTCGCGGCCGACACCGACCGGCTCCGAGAGCTGATGTTCGAGCGGATCGCGGAGACGGAGGGGTTCTCGCGCTCGCAGACGATGGTCATCTTGGGCACCGACTACGAGCAGCCCGGCCCGCCGCTGTAGCGGGACGCGGACCGCGCCGTCGAGACGGGCGGCGACGCCGGCGTCAAACGGCGCCGCGCTCGCTCGGGACCGGAACGCTCAACTCGGGACCTCTCCGAACGGTGACCATGAGCACAGGTGTCGCGGACGGGTTCGACCCGTCGCCGGAGCGCGCATGGGCGGCGGTCGTGGGAGGCGTCACGGCGCTGCTGGCGCTCGGGTCCGTCGTCTTCCCGCGCGTCGTCTACGACCGCTTCCTCTGGCGCTACTTCTGGGGACCGGTGGTCGCGGACGGCGAGGGCGCGCAGTGTGCGGTCCGCGAGGTCGGCGGCACCACGGAGCTGCTCGGGAGCGGCGCGGCGTGTCAGTCGGCCGCCAGCGCCGGCGAGGTCGTCGCGACCCCGGGGTACACGACCTTCTCGACGGTGAGCTACGTGGTGATCCTGCTGGCGATGCTGATCGGCGTCGTCTTCCTGCTCCGCCGGCTCGACATCGCGACGGAGCTCCGGTTCTTCTACGCGCTGTTCCCGTTCATGCTGTTCGGCGGGGCGATGCGGACGGTCGAGGACGCGGGCGTGGCGGCGACCGCCGCGGGCGTCGAACCGCTGATCGGCTTCCCGGCGAGCGCGCTGCTGATCAGCCCGTTCATCTACTTCACGGTGTTTTTGTTCACCCTCGCGTGCGTCGTCACGGCGTACGCGCTCGAACGCCGCGGCGTCGTCGACGACTACGCGCGCCCGCTGTTCGCCTCGGGCGCCGCCGGGCTGGCGCTCGCGGTCGGCTACCTCTCGTATCTCGCCGTCGCGACCGACTACGTCGAGTTCTACCCGCAGGTGCTCGTCCCGACGCTCGTCATCGCGACGCTCGCGACCGCGGGCACGTGGGCGCTGGCGACCCGGCGGATTCCGACGCTCCGGCAGGGGACCGGCGCCGCGGGGATCGTGATCATCTGGGGCCACGCGATAGACGGGGTCGCGAACGTGATCGGACTCAACTGGATGCCCGCGCTGACCGACACCGCGAACCTCGTCCCGAAACACGTCGTCAACGCGCTGATCGTCGACTGGACCGGGCGGCTCCTGCCGGACTCGATCCTCGCCGTCACCGGCGACGCCTGGCCGTTCCTCCTCGTGAAGCTCGCGGCCGCGACGTTCGTCGTTTGGGTGTTCAACGGCGAGATGTACGAGGAGTCGCCGCGGTACACGCTGCTGCTCCTCATCACCGTCCTCGCGGTCGGACTCGGGCCGGGCACGCGGGACATGCTCCGCGCGACGTTCGGGGTCTGAACCGGGCGATTCAACGCCCGCTGCGACTCAACTGACCGTTTAAAAGGCGGACGGCGCGCCGCGTCGCGCTCCCGCCGGGGCGCGACGCGAACGCGAGGGAGGCGAGCGGGCCGCGCGGCGCCGTCCGCGCGGCCCGCCCGCCGAGGCTGGGGAGGCGCGAGGCCGTGCCGCCCTCGGCCGGCGCGGCTTTATACGGAACCGACAAGTGGACCGAGCGCCGAGCGCGACCGTGACTGACACACCGCGACGACGCGTGCTGGCGGCCGCGGCGACGGGATCGACGCTCGGGCTCGCCGGCTGCGGCGGCCTCGGCGGATCGGACGGCGACGCCGCCGGACAGACCGACGACGGAGCGAACGAGAGCGACGACGGCGACGGCGGGGGCGGCTCCGAGAGCGACTCGCGCGCGACGGTCGCGCTCGACGTCCAGGCGGAGATTCAGGCGGCCCAAGAGGAGATCGGGACGCGGGTCGAGGAGGGGAACCTCTCGCAGGAGGAGGCGCAGGCGGAGCTGCTCGACGCGCAGGCCGAGATCGTCTCGGCCGCGGTCGAGGACTTGGAGTCGTACGCGACCGGGGTGGACGGCCTCTCCGTGGAGAACGCGAACGAGCAGGCCGGTGCCGTGCTGGTCAGCGGGCCGGCCGCGGCGGTGCTGGACACGCTGGAGGCCGACCCGGTGAACGCGCTGCTGTCCGCCGCCGACTTCCCCGCCCCGCAGGACGGCGAGCAGGCGAACGGCTCCTGACCGGCTCCGCAACGACACCTTATAAGCCGCCGCGGGCGGAACGGTCTCGGTAATGCTGGATGGGGTCAACGTCGCGCTCGGCGTCTCCGGGAGCATCGCGGCGGTGAAGGTCGTCGAACTCGCCCACGAACTGCGCCGCCACGGCGCGAGCGTCCGCGCCGTCATGTCCCCCGCGGCGACGAACATCGTCCACCCGTGGGCGGTCGACTTCGCCACCGACGAGCCCGTCGTCACCGAGATAACCGGGAGCGTCGAGCACGTCGAGCTGTGCGGCCGCGAGGGGTGGGCGGACGCGCTCCTCTTGGCGCCCGCGACCGCGAACACCGCGGGGAAAGTCGCGGCCGCGGTCGACGACACGCCCGTGACCACCTGCGCGACGACCGCGCTCGGCGCGGACGTGCCCGTCGTGATGGCGCCCGCGATGCACGAGCCGATGTACGACCACCCGGGCGTCCTCGACGCGCTCGACCGCTTGGAGTCGTGGGGCGTCCGCTTCGCTGACCCGCGGATCGAGGAGGGGAAGGCCAAGATAGCGGCCGAGGACGACATCGTCACGGAGGTCGCGCGGGCGACGACTCCGCAGACGCTCGCCGGGTCGCACGTCGTCGTCACCGCGGGCGCGACGAAAGAGCGGATCGACCCGATCAGAATCTTAACGAACCGCGCGTCGGGGAAGACGGGCCGGGCGGTCGCGCGGGCGCTCTACGCCCGCGGCGCCCGGGTGACGCTCGTCCAGGACGGTCCCGAGGTGCCGTACGCCGACGTGGCGGCGGTCGAGACGGCCGACGAGATGATGGCGGCCTGCCGGCGGACCGCGGCGACCGCGGACGCGCTGGTCTCCGCGGCTGCCATCTCCGATTTCACCGCCGACGCCGTCGACGAGAAGATCCGGTCCGGCTCGCCGCTGTCGGTCGAACTGGAGCCGACGCCGAAGCTCATCGACTCGGTCCGCGAGGCGTACCCAGACCTCCCCATCGTCGGGTTCAAGGCAGAGACGTCGGGCGACGACGCGGCGATGGTCGCGGAGGCCGAGCGCATCCGCGACCGCGTGGGGCTGTCGTTCGTCGTCGCGAACGACGCGAGCGTGATGGGCGACGACGAGACGCGGGTCCTCATCGTGGGCGAGGACGGGACGGAGCCGGAGGAGGTCGCCGGCTCGAAGGGCGCGGTCGCCGGCCGGATCGCCGACCGACTCGCGGCGGCGCTCGACGCGTCGGCGTGAGTCCGACGGGGCGACCCGGCGGCCGGATCGCCCGCCCCCGGCAGGCTCCCCGCGGATACAAACTGTTTTGAGGCGTTGGAGTAACCACACGGGTAGAGATACTCATGTACAACGAGACGGTCACGCACGGCTCCGTGGGAGGTGTGGTGGGTGGCTGACGCCGACCCGCCGCCCGGCGACGGGACCGCCGCCCGTGCCGACTCGGTCGACTCCGCCGAGTCGACCGACCCGGCCGACTCCGAATCCGCGTCGACGGACGACGCGGCGGTCGGGGCGGTCATCGTTCCCGTCGAGCCGACCTCCACGCTCCGGTCGACGATCGCGCACGTCGCAGAAGCCGCCGCGGCCGAGGGGGCTCCGGCGATCCACCTCGTCGAGATCGCCTCGTGGCGGGACGGCGACCCGGAAAGCGACGAGCGGGCCGCCGCGGCCGACCGCGTGCTCGAACGCGCTGCGGCGTGGGCGACCGCCGACCTCGACGACTCCGAGGCGCCCGGCGCCGCGGACGTCGAGGTCGTTACTGCGGTGATCGGCGCCGACGACTACCTGTTCGGCGCCGACGACTACGTCCGGGTGCTGGCCGAGTACGCGGAGGCCAACGCCGCCGACCGCGTCGTGCTCGACCCCGAGTACACCCCGGTCGGCAACACGACGCTGCTCCAGCCGCTGGAGTTCGCGCTCTCGAACACGTCGCTGTCGGTCGAGACCGCGCCGGTCGACCGACCGACGCGCCGCGAGCGGTTCCGGACCGAGGCGACAACCGGCCGGTTCGTGGCCCTTTTCGGCCTCTCGCTCGCTTTCTACCTCCTGTTGGGCGACCCGACCTACTGGTTTGACCTCGTGACGGGGGTCGCGACCGCCGCGGTCGTGTCGATCACCCTCTCGCGGGTGAGCCTCGACTCGACGCCGGCGATCCCGCGCACCCCGATGCGAATTCTCCGCGGGCTGGTGTACGTCCCGGTGCTCCTCTACGAAATCGTGAAGGCGAACCTCGTGGTCGCCCGCGTCATCCTCGATCCGCGGCTCCCGATAGAGCCGACGATGAACCGGATGCGCGTGATCGTCGGGAGCGGGCTCCCGCTGATGACGCTGGCGAACTCGATCACGCTGACGCCCGGAACGTTGACCGTCCGCGCCCGCGACAGCGACCTGTACGTTCACTCGCTCGTCCCGTGGGCCCGCGAGGGGCTGTTCGACGGCTCCTTGGAGCGGTGGACCCGGTTCGTCTACTACGGGCGCCGCTCGGCGCGCCTGCCGACTCCCCGCGAGCGCGACGACGTCGCGATCCTTCAGGGCGACGACGCGACAGAGGAACTACCGATCGCCGCCGCCGACGGCGGCGCGGTCGGCGCGAGCGACGCGACCGCCGAGGCCGCCGAGACCGATGAGGCCGACGCGAGCGATGCGACCGCCGCGGCTGACGCGAGCGACGAGTCCGACGGCACCGACGGCGATGCCGACGAGGTGACCGACCGATGAGCCTCGTGGACGCCCCGCTCGCGGCCGGCTACACCCTCGGTGACTTCCTGCTCGTCGCGGCCGCCGGCTTCGCCGTCCTCGCGGTCGGCATGCTCTACCGCGCGGTGGTCGGGCCGACGATGCAAGACCGGGTGCTGGCGGTGAACGTCCTCGGGACGAACACCGTCGTCATCCTCGCCATCCTCGGGGCGGCGCTCGGGGAGCCGACGTTCCTCGACATCGCCCTGGTGTACGCGCTGCTCAACTTCCTGATGGCCATCGCCATCTCGAAGTTCACCGTCGAGCGGGGTGGTGTGCTGTGACCGCCGCCGCGCTGGAGACGGCCCGCGTCTGGCTCGTCGTCGCGCTCACGCTACTCGGGCTGTTCTTCTCGTTCGTCTCGATGACGGGCGTGCTCCGCCTGCCCGACCTGTACTCGCGGGCGCACACCGCCTCTCAGGCCGACACGCTGGGCGCCGGGTTCGGGCTGGCGGCCGTCGCGCTCACCGTCGGGCTGGCCGGGGCCGGGTTCAAGTCGGTCCTGCTGCTGTTTTTCATCTTCGTGACGAACCCGACCGCGGCCCACGCCATCGCCCGGGCCGCCTTCGAGGAGGGAATCGTGCCGTGGACCGACGGGGATGAGCGCCGATGACGGGCGCGCTCGCGGCCGCCGCTCCCCCCGGGGCGCCGGTCGTCGCGCAGGTGACGGCCGTCGAGGCGAGCCTGTTCGTCTTCGTGGTGTTGACCGCGCTGTTCACCGCGCTGGCGCGCGACGTGCTCGCGGCGGTGATCATCTTCGGCGCCTACAGCCTCGGGATGGCCGCGCTGTACACGTTCTACCGCGCGCCCGACGTCGCGATGACCGAGGCGGCCATCTCCGCCGGCGTGACGACCGTACTGTTGCTGCTCACGCTGGCGAAGACGACCCGGGCCGACCACGAGGCGGCCTTCGAGTCGGTGAACCTGCCCGCGGCGGGCGCGGCGGGGCTGCTGTTCGGCGGGCTGCTGCTCACGATGGGCGACATCCCGGCGGTCGGGTCCGAGGACGCGCCGATCTGGTCGAACCCGGACGTGAGCCAGTGGTACATCGCGGAGACGTACGCGGAGACGGGCGTCGAGAACGCGGTGATGGCCGTGCTGGCGGCGTTCCGCGGGTTCGACACCTTCGGAGAAGCGGTCGTCGTCTTCGCGGCCGGGATCGCCGCCCTCATCGTCCTCCACCGGGAGGTGTTCGCATGAGCGGCTCCGACGCCGACCTCGACCCCGGCGCCGACCCCGACTCCGACGCCGATCCCGAACCCGCCGCCCCCGGTTCCGGCGGGGGGTTCGGTCGCGACCGGCCGCCGCGAAGCGACGGTCGCCTCGACTCGGACAGCCGGCAGGGCACCCCGTACACGGAGAGTCAGGTGATCATGCCGACGGTGAAGATCGTCGCCCCGTTCGCGTTCACCTACGGGCTGTTCGTCACCTTCCACGGCGGCGGCTCGCCCGGCGGCGGGTTCCAGGGCGGCGCGATCGTGGCCGCGGTCGTGTTCATGATCGCGTTCGCGTTCGGCATCGAGGCCACCCGCGAGTGGCTCGCGAACACCGTTATCGTCGCGCTCGCCGTCGGCGGCACGCTCGTGTTCGCCGGCATCGGACTCGTCCCGGTCGCGCTCGGCGGCGCGTTCCTCCAGTACGAACTGCTTCCGATCCCGGACCCCGTCAAGTACGGGATGGAGGGCGTCGAGATCCTCGGGATCGGCACCATCGTCGCCGGCGTGCTCATGGGGCTGTTCTTCGTCCTCGCGAACGGCTTCAGCGACGCGGGCGGGTTCGCCGCCGCGGGCGCCTTCGACGACGAGGTCGGCGGCGACGCCGACGCGACCGACGACGGCGACGAACCCGACTCGGCCGACGCCGAGGCGACGGGCGACCGGTCGGACTCGGACGCCCCGGGACCGGCCGCGACCGACGGGGGTGAGCGGTGATGTTCGCGCTCGCGTCGACCGGCGGCGCCGTCGAAATCCTCGCGACCAGACACGCCTACGTCGCGTTCGCGCTGCTGCTCTGTATCGGGCTCTACATGATGATAGCGAACCCCAACCTCGTGAAGAAGATCATCGGACTCAACCTGTTCCAGACGGCGATATTCCTGCTGTTCATCGCCTCCGCGTACGTCGACGGCGGATCGATTCCGATCGTTCCGACCGGCGGCCCGGAGGGGGGACTCTACGTGAGTCCGCTGCCGCACGTGCTCGTGCTCACCGCCATCGTCGTCGGCGTGAGCCTCACCGCGGTCGCGCTCGCGCTGTGCATCCGGATCTACGACGAGTACGGTACGCTCCGGACCGACACGCTCCGCCAACTGCTCCGCGACGAGGGGTCGATCCCGTCGCCACGCTCGGCGGAGGCGCCGCGCGCGTCGGGGGAGCCGTCTCCCTCGTCCGCGGCGCCAGCGCCCGGCGAGACGGGCGACGACCCCGCGGACGGAGGTGGGGCCGATGACTGACGTCCTCCTGCCGCTCGCGGTCGTCGTCCCCATCGTCGCGGCGACGCTGCCGCTGGCGCTCGGCCTCCGGTACGACCGCGTCGGCTGGCCGGTCGCGGCGGTCGGGACGACTGCCACGGCCGGAATCGCGGCCGCGATCGCGGTCGTGACGGTGATAGACGGGCCGTTCAGGCACGCGCTCGGCGGGTTCCTCCCACCGATCGGGATCGAACTCGTGGCCGACCGGCTGTCGGTGGCGGTGCTGCTGCTCGTGGCCGCGGTCTCGGTCGCGACGCTCGCGTTCGCGCGGGTCGCCGGTCCGCGGGGGAACCCGTTCTACAGCGCGTACCTCCTGCTGGTCGGCGGCCTCGTCGGGATGGTGCTCACCGGCGACCTGTTCAACCTGTTCGTGTTCTTAGAGATCACGGGGCTGACGACGTACGCGCTCATCGCTTCGGACCGCTCGGGGGCGAGCGCGTACGCCTCGCTCAAGTACCTCGTCGTCGGGACCGTCGGCGCCTCGCTGTACCTGCTCGGCGTCGGCTACGCCTTCCTCGCGACGGGGACGCTGAACATGGTCGCCGTCCAAGAGCAGATCGTCTCGCAGGCGGGCTACGGCGACCCGCTCGTCCGCGCGAGCTACGCGTTCATCGTGACCGGGCTGGCGCTGAAGATCGCCATCTTCCCGGTCCACTCGTGGCAGCCGGACGCCTACCAGCGCGCGCCGGACTCGGTCACGACCATCGTCGCGGCCCTGGTATCGACCGCGAGCGCGTACGCGCTGATCCGCGTGACTTACACCGTGTTCACGGTTGACTTCCTCGCCGCGAACGAGGGGATCGCGACCGCGCTGCTCGTCGTCTCGACCGTCTCGATCGTCGCCGGCTCCGCGCTCGCCGCGATGCAGTCGAACCTCAAGCGGATGTTCGCGTACTCGTCGGTCGCGCAGTTCGGGATGATCGGCGCGGCTGTCGCGCTCGCGAACGAGACGGCGCTGCTCGGCGGGATCGTCCACTTGGTCGGCCACGGGATCATGAAGTTCGGTCTGTTCCTCGGCATCGGGCTGCTCGCGCTCGGCTACGGCAGCCGTCAGATCGGGGACCTCGCGAGCGTCGCCCGCGCGGCCCCGTACACGTCCGGCGCGCTCGCGGTCCTCGGACTCGGCCTCGTCGGGATTCCGCCCTCGATCGGCTTCCTCGGCAAGTGGTACATCGGGGTCGGCGCGGTCGACGCCGGACTCGCCGGCGGGGGCGCGGTCGGCATCGCGGTCGCGGCGGCGATATTCGTCAGCACGCTGTTCACGCTGTCGTACGTCGCGCGGCTGTTAGAGCGGTTCTACTTCGCCGGCGCCGGGCTTCCCGGCGACCACGGCGACGACGCCGCGGGAGGCGGGGACGCCTCCGCCGACGCGGCGACCGACGGTGGCCGCGCAGGCGACGACGCGGCGACCGACGGTGGCCGCGCAGGCGACGACGCGGCGACCGACGGGCGGGGGCCCCCCGCGACGACCGCGGAGGGCCTTCCCGCGCCCGTCAAGGGCGCCCCGCGGTCGTCGCTCGTCCCCGACCGGGTGCCGACGGCGCCGCTGCTCGCGCTCGGGCTGGCGGCGCTCGCGACGGTCGCGCTCGGCTTCGGCGGCTTCGCGCTCGCGGAGTGGTTCGACCCGTTCCTCACGGAGGCGTTCGCATGATAGAAGCTACACCCGACATACGTCCCCTACTGGCGGTTCTCGTCTCGTTCGTCGCGGCGTTTTTCATCGTCGCGTCGCACCGCTCGCCGAACGTCCGAGAGGGGTGGACGCTCGTCGCGTCGCTCGCGAAGTTTGGCGTCGTCGCGTCGATGCTCCCGGCGGTCCTCGACGGCGCGGTGTTCGAGTGGTCGGCCGGGGCGTTCCTCCCCGGGGTCGGCGCGCCGATCGAGTTCGCGCTCCGCGCGGACGCGCTCGGCATGCTGTTCGCGTTCCTCGCGAGCGGGCTGTGGATCGTCACATCGTTCTACAGCATCGGCTACATGCGCGGGTTAGACGAGCCGAACCAGACCCGGTACTTCGCGGCGTTCGCGGTGTCGCTCGCGGCGACGATGGGGATCGCGTTCGCGGGCAACCTCGTGACGATCTTCGTCTTCTACGAGATCCTGTCGATCGCGACGTACCCCCTCGTCGCGCACGACGAGACGGCCGAGGCGCGCTCGGCCGGCCGCAAGTACCTCGCGTACACGATGTTCGGCGGGGGCGTGCTCGTCCTCGCCGGCACAGCGCTCGTCTACCTGCTCGCCGGCTCCGTCGACTTCACCGCGGGCGGCATCGCGGAGCTCGCGAACGCCGACCCCGGGCTGGCGATGCTCGCCTTCTTCCTGCTCGCGATCGGGTTCGGCGTGAAGGCCGGGATCATGCCGCTCCACCAGTGGCTCCCCGAGGCGATGGTGGCGCCGACGCCGGTCTCCGGGCTGCTCCACGCGGTCGCGGTCGTCAAGTCCGGCGCGTTCGGCGTCTCGCGGGTCGTCTTAGACGTGTTCGGTCCCGAACTCGTCTTCGACCTCTCGCTACCGCTCGGGTTCTCCGCCGGCCTCGTCCTCTCGACCGTCGGGGCGATCACGCTCACCGCGGCCTCCCTCATCGCCCTCCGAAAGGACCACTTGAAGCGCCGACTCGCCTACTCGACGATCAGCCAGCTGAGCTACATCATCCTCGGGCTGGGGCTGTTCGGTTGGTACGGGCTGGTGGGCGCGCTCTTACACATCCCGGCGCACGCGTTCATGAAGCTCACCCTGTTCTTCTGTGCGGGCAACATCCACGTGTCGACCCACACGGACTACATCTCCCAGATGGCGGGGATCGGCAAGCGGATGCCCCTGACGATGGGGGCGTTCACGGTCGCCTCGCTGGGGATGGCGGGGATCCCGCTGCTCGCCGGCTTCGTCAGCAAGTACTACATGCTGATCGGCGGGGTTCAGATGGGGATGGAGCTCACCCCGATCGCGTACTACCTCGTGGGCGCGCTCCTCCTCTCCGGCGTACTCAACGTCGCCTACTTCTGGCCGGTTATCTACACCGCCTTCTTCGAGGCGGAGGACGCCCACGACGCGAAGCCGCTCGTCGACTTCCCGCTCGGCGGCGAGTCGCGGTCGATCGTGGCGGCGACCGACGGGGGCCGCGCAGGTGACGACGCGGACGACTCTGACGACGATGACGAGGGGGAATCCGCTGACACCGTCGACGACATCGTCGCGGACGCGGGAGACGCGGACGACTCCTCGTCCGACGCCGACGGCGTCGACGAGTCCGAGATTCCGGACGCCGACCTCGACGACCTCCCGACCGACGAGGAGGGCGTCGTCCGGCCGGACTTCGCGGCGAGCGAGCGCGACTTCTCGGAGCCGGCCGAGCGCGTCGACACGGGCGACTACGCTGTCGACAAGCGCCCCTCCGACGCCGACGTGCCGTTCGGCCCGGGACGCGCCGACGCGGCCGACGAGCGCGCGGGCGACGCCGCCGAGGCCCACGACGACGGCGAACCCGCCGCCGACGCTCACGACGCTCACGCCGGCGACGACCACGCCGTAGCTGATCACGACGACCACGGGGCCGACGACCACGACGACGGCCACCACGGCGGCCCGCCGGCTGGCGGCTGGGAGCACGTCGCCGGGCTCGACGCCCTCCGCGGGCGCGAGTCGACGTGGTTCACGCTCGGCCCGATTCTCACCTCGATGACGCTCGCGGTGCTGCTCGGGGTGATCCCCTACGAGATGGGCTTCCTGGAGCTGATCGAGCTCATCGTCGACACGCGGCTCCCCGAGGAGGTGATGCGCCCGTGACGGTGCCCACGAGCCTCCTCGCGTCGATTCCGCCGTACGTCCTGATCGCGTTCGCGGCGCTCGCGGTGCTGGCGCTGCCGCGTCGGTCGGGACACGCGGTCGCCGCGCTGGCGACGGCGTTCACCTTCGCGCAGGCGGTGCTGCTCGGTGACGGTGGCACGGGCGCGCACCTCGCGACGACGTTCCTCGGCTTCGACGTCGTGTTCTTCAACGTCGACCAGTTCTCGCTGCTGATGGGCGTCGTCGTCGGATTCCTCGCGACGGCCGCGGTGCTGTACGCGTACGGCAGCGAGGCGCCGACGTGGGTGACCGCGTTCGCGCTGACGTACGTCGCCACGACCGTGGGGACGATATACGCCGGCGACTGGCTCACCCTGATCTTCTTCTGGGAGCTGATGGCCGTCACCTCGACGCTGCTCGTCTGGCAGCACGGCGGCGAGGCGGTGCGGGCGGGCTACCGCTACGCGCTGTTCCACGGCACCGGCGGGACCATCCTGCTCGCGGCGGTCGTCGTCCACTTCGCCAACGCCGGGACGTTCCTGTTCTCGGAGACGGCCGGGATCCACCCGGCCGCGACGGTGCTCGCGGCGGTCGGCATCGGCATCAACTGCGGGTTCATCTTCCTGCACAGCTGGCTGCCGGACACCTACCCGCGGCCGCACGTCGCGGCGTCGGTGTTCCTCTCGGTGTTCACGACGAAGACCGCCGCCTACGTGATGTACCGCGCGTTCCCCGAGGGCGGCATGTGGCTCGCGTACCTCGGCGGGTTCATGGCCGTCTACGGCGCGTTCTTCGCGCTGCTCCAGTACGACCCCCGGCGGCTGCTGTCGTACCACATCCAGGCCCAGCTGGGCTACATGCTCGCCGGGTTCGGCCTCGCCACGGCGGTCGGAGAGTTCGCCGTCGTCGGCGGCTTCGCGCACCTGTTCAACAACGTCCTCTACAAGAGTCTCCTCTTCATGGCGGTCGGCGTCGTCGTCTACCGGACCGGCGTCGAGGACATCCGAGAC
The sequence above is a segment of the Halorubrum sp. 2020YC2 genome. Coding sequences within it:
- the mnhG gene encoding monovalent cation/H(+) antiporter subunit G — protein: MTAAALETARVWLVVALTLLGLFFSFVSMTGVLRLPDLYSRAHTASQADTLGAGFGLAAVALTVGLAGAGFKSVLLLFFIFVTNPTAAHAIARAAFEEGIVPWTDGDERR
- a CDS encoding cation:proton antiporter → MSLVDAPLAAGYTLGDFLLVAAAGFAVLAVGMLYRAVVGPTMQDRVLAVNVLGTNTVVILAILGAALGEPTFLDIALVYALLNFLMAIAISKFTVERGGVL
- a CDS encoding monovalent cation/H+ antiporter subunit E, whose translation is MADADPPPGDGTAARADSVDSAESTDPADSESASTDDAAVGAVIVPVEPTSTLRSTIAHVAEAAAAEGAPAIHLVEIASWRDGDPESDERAAAADRVLERAAAWATADLDDSEAPGAADVEVVTAVIGADDYLFGADDYVRVLAEYAEANAADRVVLDPEYTPVGNTTLLQPLEFALSNTSLSVETAPVDRPTRRERFRTEATTGRFVALFGLSLAFYLLLGDPTYWFDLVTGVATAAVVSITLSRVSLDSTPAIPRTPMRILRGLVYVPVLLYEIVKANLVVARVILDPRLPIEPTMNRMRVIVGSGLPLMTLANSITLTPGTLTVRARDSDLYVHSLVPWAREGLFDGSLERWTRFVYYGRRSARLPTPRERDDVAILQGDDATEELPIAAADGGAVGASDATAEAAETDEADASDATAAADASDESDGTDGDADEVTDR
- the coaBC gene encoding bifunctional phosphopantothenoylcysteine decarboxylase/phosphopantothenate--cysteine ligase CoaBC; translated protein: MLDGVNVALGVSGSIAAVKVVELAHELRRHGASVRAVMSPAATNIVHPWAVDFATDEPVVTEITGSVEHVELCGREGWADALLLAPATANTAGKVAAAVDDTPVTTCATTALGADVPVVMAPAMHEPMYDHPGVLDALDRLESWGVRFADPRIEEGKAKIAAEDDIVTEVARATTPQTLAGSHVVVTAGATKERIDPIRILTNRASGKTGRAVARALYARGARVTLVQDGPEVPYADVAAVETADEMMAACRRTAATADALVSAAAISDFTADAVDEKIRSGSPLSVELEPTPKLIDSVREAYPDLPIVGFKAETSGDDAAMVAEAERIRDRVGLSFVVANDASVMGDDETRVLIVGEDGTEPEEVAGSKGAVAGRIADRLAAALDASA
- a CDS encoding 4-phosphopantoate--beta-alanine ligase, with the protein product MTETEIPEDHPRYASLVTRHRIEAGVERGITSKQGLIAQGRGEAFDYLLGERTLPSADAAARAAAATLLSADRPVISVNGNVAALAPSETVDLADAVDADLEVNLFNHTDERVRRIAAHLREHGADEVKGLAGDGEIPGLDHARGVVDADGIEAADVVVVPLEDGDRAAALDAMGKTEIVIDLNPGSRSPRTADVPIIDNLLRAVPNVTEHARNLAEATPAELDRIAGEFDADAALDAAEAAIREGSFADGDGE
- a CDS encoding Lrp/AsnC family transcriptional regulator — translated: MELDETDRAILRILQEDARTPFSEVARRIDMSSATVHDRVSRLEEAGVIRGYHADVDPKAVGHGVGAFVGLRVEQGREEDALERLRGIDGVREIHLTTGEWDVILRVVAADTDRLRELMFERIAETEGFSRSQTMVILGTDYEQPGPPL
- a CDS encoding DUF63 family protein → MSTGVADGFDPSPERAWAAVVGGVTALLALGSVVFPRVVYDRFLWRYFWGPVVADGEGAQCAVREVGGTTELLGSGAACQSAASAGEVVATPGYTTFSTVSYVVILLAMLIGVVFLLRRLDIATELRFFYALFPFMLFGGAMRTVEDAGVAATAAGVEPLIGFPASALLISPFIYFTVFLFTLACVVTAYALERRGVVDDYARPLFASGAAGLALAVGYLSYLAVATDYVEFYPQVLVPTLVIATLATAGTWALATRRIPTLRQGTGAAGIVIIWGHAIDGVANVIGLNWMPALTDTANLVPKHVVNALIVDWTGRLLPDSILAVTGDAWPFLLVKLAAATFVVWVFNGEMYEESPRYTLLLLITVLAVGLGPGTRDMLRATFGV